A genomic window from Planctomycetota bacterium includes:
- a CDS encoding AAA family ATPase, with translation MSDVLRQLDVLIRARYPILYLVTWEEDRAMYLLLRIARAQKKNLAVWTATDGMRTVEVASGLREAGDMGRKPLEALNAVLQDAQPCIYVLKDFHPYLKDPVVVRQLRDLCHSLRRSYKTVVFLSPLLELPFELQKSVTVVDLPVPGRQVMEGLLADLAREVTEAGTARVNLSPADRDRLVTAVLGLTLDEAERVFSQALVRDAKLDASDIEAVISEKKQIIRKSGLLEYYDPREGMGDVGGLDILKEWLRKRARAFTDEARAYGLPRPKGVLLLGVQGCGKSLTAKAVAQLWGVPLLRFDISRIFDRFIGSSESNMRHALQVAESIAPAILWVDEIEKAFSGTESSGISDAGTTARVFGTFITWLQETNALVFTIATANNIGALPPELLRKGRFDEIFFIDLPSRAEREEIFAIHLRKRRRDPKLCNLGELAALTEGFSGAEIEQAIVSALYDAFDQGREVEQRDIVACVKESVPLSVTMREDIAGLREWAADRARPASRAQARDT, from the coding sequence ATGAGCGACGTCCTTCGCCAGCTCGATGTGCTCATTCGCGCCCGCTACCCGATCCTCTACCTGGTCACGTGGGAGGAGGACCGGGCGATGTACCTGCTGCTGCGGATCGCGCGGGCTCAGAAGAAGAACTTGGCCGTGTGGACGGCTACCGATGGCATGCGCACCGTGGAGGTGGCCAGCGGCCTGCGCGAGGCGGGCGACATGGGCCGCAAGCCGCTCGAGGCCCTCAACGCCGTGCTCCAGGACGCCCAGCCGTGCATCTACGTGCTCAAGGACTTCCACCCCTATCTCAAGGACCCCGTGGTGGTGCGCCAGCTTCGCGACCTGTGCCACTCGCTGCGGCGGTCATACAAGACGGTCGTCTTCCTCTCGCCCCTGCTCGAGCTGCCCTTTGAGCTTCAGAAGTCGGTGACGGTGGTGGACCTGCCGGTGCCCGGCCGCCAGGTGATGGAAGGATTGCTTGCCGACCTGGCGCGCGAGGTGACCGAGGCCGGCACCGCCCGGGTGAATCTTTCGCCCGCGGACCGCGACCGGCTGGTGACGGCTGTGCTGGGCCTGACGCTGGACGAGGCCGAGCGCGTCTTCTCGCAGGCTCTGGTGCGTGACGCCAAGCTCGACGCCAGCGACATCGAGGCCGTGATCAGCGAGAAGAAACAGATCATCCGCAAGTCGGGCCTGCTCGAATACTATGACCCTCGCGAGGGCATGGGCGACGTGGGGGGGCTGGACATCCTGAAGGAGTGGCTGCGCAAGCGCGCCCGCGCCTTCACCGACGAGGCACGCGCCTACGGCCTGCCGCGCCCGAAGGGCGTGCTGCTGCTCGGCGTGCAGGGCTGCGGCAAGAGCCTCACCGCCAAGGCCGTGGCCCAGCTCTGGGGTGTGCCGCTGCTGCGGTTCGACATCAGCCGCATCTTCGACCGCTTCATCGGCTCGTCCGAGAGCAACATGCGGCATGCCCTCCAGGTCGCCGAGTCCATCGCCCCCGCCATTCTGTGGGTGGACGAGATCGAGAAGGCATTCTCTGGCACGGAGAGCTCGGGCATCAGCGACGCGGGGACCACGGCGCGCGTCTTCGGCACGTTCATCACCTGGCTTCAGGAGACGAATGCCCTGGTGTTCACCATTGCCACGGCGAACAACATCGGCGCCCTGCCGCCCGAACTGTTGCGGAAGGGCCGCTTCGACGAAATCTTCTTCATAGACCTCCCCAGCCGCGCCGAGCGGGAGGAAATCTTCGCGATCCACCTGCGCAAGCGGCGGCGTGACCCGAAGCTGTGCAACCTGGGCGAACTGGCCGCGCTCACCGAAGGTTTCAGCGGGGCCGAGATCGAGCAGGCTATCGTCTCTGCCCTCTACGATGCCTTCGACCAGGGGCGCGAAGTCGAGCAGCGCGACATCGTCGCCTGCGTCAAGGAGTCCGTGCCCCTCTCCGTCACGATGCGCGAGGACATTGCCGGCCTGCGCGAGTGGGCGGCCGACCGCGCGCGGCCGGCGTCGCGC
- the rsfS gene encoding ribosome silencing factor yields the protein MRGAAKPASEPRRNRLTPQELAIACARIADDLKAEDLLILDLRKLTSITDCFVLATAASERQLKAIADRLHRDLKARGITHLGIEGEPTGGWVLMDYVDVVVHLFSREARAFYALEMLWGDAPRIPWQP from the coding sequence GTGCGGGGCGCCGCGAAGCCAGCCTCGGAACCTAGGAGAAACCGCCTGACTCCCCAGGAACTCGCCATTGCGTGTGCCCGCATCGCGGACGACCTGAAGGCCGAGGACCTCCTGATCCTCGACCTGCGAAAGCTCACCTCGATCACCGACTGTTTCGTGTTGGCCACGGCTGCCAGCGAGCGCCAGCTCAAGGCCATCGCCGACCGCCTCCACCGCGACCTCAAGGCCCGGGGCATCACCCACCTCGGCATCGAGGGCGAGCCCACCGGCGGCTGGGTCCTGATGGACTATGTGGATGTGGTCGTGCATCTGTTCAGCCGCGAGGCCCGCGCCTTCTACGCCCTCGAGATGCTCTGGGGCGATGCGCCGCGGATCCCCTGGCAGCCGTAG
- the argS gene encoding arginine--tRNA ligase encodes MLERALVTGFQAALAEAAARAFGDVDLGGLAVQFAPTPSPDVGDLGFGCFPLAKVLRRKPHDVAATLAETIQLPPLFRKTQAVGPYLNLFLDRGAFLGALCREIAAAGQAYGNAEAPSGQTIALEFSSPNTNKPQHLGHVRNNVLGMALARILEAAGHRVLKLNLINDRGVHICQSMLAYQRWGNGATPQSTGRKGDHFVGDYYVRFAREAEKDPSLKDQAQDLLRRWEQGDPQVVALWRTMNGWVYEGFDATYRRLGVEFDRIYHESETYRHGRDIVLKALAEGRCYRLPDGAVEADLEADGLDKKILLRRDGTTVYITQDLGTAVARHGELGFDRMYYVVASEQIHHFRVLFALLRRFGYEWAANCRHVSYGMVYLPEGKMKSREGKVVDADDLMDEVEALAAEAVREKHADIAPADLARRGTQIALGAIKFYLLAVNLEKDITFDPAASVSFEGDTGPYVQYSHTRICGILRKAEATVGGASLPREADFAALGNNAETALGLLLMQFPAAVRDAAESCNPQRVASHVLEVARSFAQFYHDSPVLQAESPGLIAARLELCRATQTVLRRGLGLLGIEAPEQM; translated from the coding sequence ATGCTGGAACGAGCGCTGGTGACGGGATTCCAGGCCGCGCTGGCTGAAGCCGCGGCGCGCGCCTTTGGCGACGTGGACCTGGGTGGGTTAGCTGTGCAGTTCGCCCCGACGCCGAGTCCCGACGTGGGCGACCTGGGCTTCGGGTGCTTCCCACTAGCCAAGGTGCTGCGGCGCAAGCCGCACGACGTTGCGGCGACGCTGGCCGAGACGATTCAGCTCCCGCCCCTGTTCCGCAAGACCCAGGCCGTGGGACCCTACCTCAACCTGTTCCTCGACCGCGGGGCATTCCTGGGAGCGCTGTGCCGCGAGATCGCCGCGGCCGGGCAGGCCTATGGCAACGCCGAGGCCCCCAGCGGCCAGACGATCGCCCTCGAGTTCTCCTCGCCCAACACGAACAAGCCGCAGCACCTGGGCCACGTGCGGAACAACGTGCTGGGCATGGCCCTCGCCCGCATCCTCGAGGCGGCGGGCCACCGTGTGCTCAAGCTCAACCTCATCAACGACCGCGGCGTCCACATCTGCCAGTCCATGCTCGCCTACCAGCGCTGGGGCAACGGCGCCACGCCCCAATCCACAGGCCGCAAGGGCGACCACTTCGTGGGCGACTACTACGTGCGTTTCGCCCGGGAGGCGGAGAAAGACCCCAGCCTGAAAGATCAGGCCCAGGACCTCCTGCGCCGCTGGGAGCAGGGCGACCCCCAGGTGGTGGCCCTCTGGCGCACGATGAACGGCTGGGTCTACGAGGGCTTCGACGCCACCTACCGCCGCCTGGGCGTGGAGTTCGACCGCATCTACCACGAGAGCGAGACGTATCGCCACGGGCGCGACATCGTGCTCAAGGCCCTCGCCGAGGGCCGCTGCTACCGCCTGCCCGACGGCGCCGTGGAGGCCGACCTGGAAGCCGACGGCCTGGACAAGAAGATCCTCCTCCGCCGCGACGGCACCACAGTCTACATCACCCAGGACCTCGGCACGGCCGTTGCCCGGCACGGCGAACTGGGCTTCGACCGTATGTACTACGTCGTCGCCAGCGAGCAGATCCACCATTTCCGGGTGCTCTTCGCCCTGTTGCGGCGATTCGGCTATGAGTGGGCCGCCAACTGCCGCCACGTGAGCTACGGCATGGTCTACCTGCCCGAAGGCAAGATGAAGAGCCGCGAGGGCAAGGTGGTGGATGCCGACGACCTGATGGACGAGGTGGAGGCGCTGGCCGCCGAGGCCGTGCGCGAGAAGCACGCCGACATCGCGCCCGCCGACCTCGCCCGCCGCGGGACGCAGATCGCCCTGGGCGCCATCAAGTTCTACCTCCTCGCCGTCAACCTCGAGAAGGACATCACGTTCGACCCTGCCGCGAGCGTGAGCTTCGAGGGCGACACGGGGCCCTACGTGCAGTACTCGCACACCCGCATCTGCGGCATCCTGCGCAAGGCGGAGGCAACTGTGGGCGGGGCGTCCCTGCCCCGCGAGGCCGACTTCGCCGCACTCGGCAACAACGCCGAAACGGCCCTCGGGCTGCTCCTGATGCAGTTTCCCGCCGCCGTGCGCGACGCGGCGGAGTCGTGCAACCCGCAGCGGGTGGCCAGCCACGTGCTCGAGGTCGCCCGCTCGTTCGCCCAGTTCTATCACGACAGCCCCGTGCTTCAGGCCGAGAGCCCCGGCCTGATCGCCGCGCGGCTCGAACTATGCCGGGCCACCCAGACCGTGCTCCGGCGCGGCCTCGGCCTCCTGGGCATCGAGGCGCCGGAGCAGATGTGA
- a CDS encoding VTT domain-containing protein, whose protein sequence is MTDTYHQARALYEKYDFWIVFAAAFTPIPYKVFTILSGLMQMPLVPFLFASAIGRSMRFFLVGALIFAFGKPVRRFIDRYFNLISLLFFVLLIGFFAILGI, encoded by the coding sequence ATGACCGACACTTATCACCAGGCCCGCGCACTCTACGAGAAGTACGACTTCTGGATCGTCTTCGCCGCGGCCTTCACGCCCATCCCCTACAAGGTTTTCACCATCCTCAGCGGCCTGATGCAGATGCCCCTCGTGCCCTTCCTCTTCGCCTCGGCCATCGGGCGCTCCATGCGTTTCTTCCTGGTCGGCGCACTGATCTTCGCCTTCGGCAAACCGGTGCGCCGCTTCATTGACCGCTACTTCAACCTCATCTCGCTCCTGTTCTTCGTCCTGCTGATCGGCTTCTTCGCCATCCTCGGGATCTAG
- a CDS encoding bifunctional enoyl-CoA hydratase/phosphate acetyltransferase: MRSFAEVMEAVREYPVKDLAVAAAEDHTVLEAVAEAMRMKMVRAILVGNEMAIHKTAEEHGINLGEAKIIHERDPIRAAATATAMVSAHEADILMKGYIHTDDFLRAVLDKERGLRAHSVMSHVYIIEHPRREQFLFLSDGAMNIAPDLERKADIILNAVHTAHAFGIEEPKVAVLAAIELVNPAMQATVDAATLHIMAERRQFSPKCVIDGPFGFDNAIDERAAQHKKIGGPVAGKADVLIVPDIEAGNILAKSLVYLGGLTVAGVIVGAKAPIVLTSRADLAPAKLASIACAVYMAGVIRELRLKVGKVHY, encoded by the coding sequence ATGCGTTCGTTTGCGGAAGTCATGGAAGCCGTGCGCGAGTATCCCGTGAAGGACCTCGCCGTGGCCGCCGCCGAGGACCACACCGTGCTGGAGGCCGTCGCCGAGGCCATGCGGATGAAAATGGTCCGGGCGATCCTCGTCGGGAACGAGATGGCGATCCACAAGACGGCCGAGGAGCACGGCATCAACCTCGGCGAGGCCAAGATCATCCACGAGCGCGACCCCATCCGCGCCGCGGCCACGGCCACGGCCATGGTCAGCGCACATGAGGCCGACATCCTGATGAAGGGCTACATCCACACCGACGACTTCCTGCGCGCCGTGCTCGACAAGGAGCGGGGCCTGCGGGCCCACTCGGTGATGAGCCACGTCTACATCATCGAGCACCCGCGCCGCGAGCAGTTCCTGTTCCTCTCCGATGGAGCCATGAACATCGCGCCCGACCTCGAGCGCAAGGCCGACATCATCCTCAACGCCGTCCACACCGCCCACGCCTTCGGCATCGAGGAACCCAAGGTCGCCGTCCTCGCCGCCATCGAGCTGGTCAACCCCGCCATGCAGGCCACCGTGGACGCCGCGACGCTGCACATCATGGCCGAGCGCCGCCAGTTCTCGCCCAAGTGCGTGATTGACGGGCCGTTCGGCTTCGACAATGCCATAGACGAGCGCGCGGCTCAGCACAAGAAGATCGGGGGGCCGGTCGCCGGCAAAGCTGACGTCTTGATCGTGCCCGACATCGAGGCGGGCAACATCCTCGCCAAGTCGCTGGTCTATCTCGGCGGGCTCACCGTGGCCGGCGTGATCGTGGGCGCCAAGGCCCCCATCGTGCTCACCTCGCGGGCCGACCTCGCCCCCGCCAAGCTCGCCAGCATCGCTTGCGCCGTCTACATGGCCGGCGTCATCCGCGAGTTGCGCCTCAAGGTCGGAAAGGTACACTACTGA
- a CDS encoding sugar phosphate isomerase/epimerase family protein has translation MKLSASLQPHKGESWPAFALRAAGLGFQGVALPFNPAWTDADLLGIRQALDEQQVEVVELTAHCNFLTPSEDEVRRSFDALTRAMEAGALLNCDHVVTHVGSRSPDPRQPLAPHPENWADATWDLLIRRIWALLDGVEDVGVRLCFEPCATTTLNSLDSLAALVADVATVSVRIALDPAAIFNAEAAVRPKEALAEIFATLADAIAIARATDVRLAAGADEPLLERVPLGQGALDYTTYLKLLNALELDTPLIVPPQEDDAAYRRAHDFLATAAQGAR, from the coding sequence ATGAAACTCTCCGCCTCGCTCCAACCTCACAAAGGCGAGAGCTGGCCCGCCTTCGCGCTCCGTGCGGCCGGCCTCGGGTTCCAGGGCGTCGCGCTCCCGTTCAACCCGGCCTGGACCGATGCCGATCTCCTCGGCATCCGCCAGGCCCTGGACGAGCAGCAGGTCGAGGTGGTCGAACTGACGGCCCACTGCAACTTCCTCACGCCGTCGGAAGATGAGGTGCGCCGCAGCTTCGATGCGCTGACCCGGGCGATGGAAGCGGGAGCCTTGCTCAACTGCGACCACGTGGTCACCCACGTAGGCTCGCGCAGCCCCGACCCCCGCCAGCCCCTCGCCCCCCACCCCGAGAACTGGGCCGATGCCACCTGGGACCTCCTCATCCGTCGCATCTGGGCGTTGCTCGATGGCGTCGAGGACGTGGGAGTCCGCCTCTGCTTCGAGCCGTGCGCCACCACCACGCTCAACTCGCTCGACAGCCTGGCGGCCCTGGTGGCCGATGTCGCCACGGTGAGTGTTCGCATCGCCCTCGACCCTGCGGCCATCTTCAATGCCGAGGCGGCGGTGCGGCCCAAAGAGGCCCTGGCCGAGATCTTCGCCACCCTCGCCGACGCCATCGCCATCGCCCGCGCCACCGACGTGCGGCTCGCCGCGGGGGCTGACGAGCCGCTTCTCGAGCGCGTCCCCCTCGGCCAAGGGGCGCTCGACTACACAACATACCTCAAGCTCCTCAACGCTCTGGAACTTGACACGCCCCTGATCGTGCCGCCTCAGGAGGACGATGCGGCGTACCGCAGGGCGCACGATTTCCTGGCCACGGCGGCACAGGGCGCGCGGTGA
- a CDS encoding cupin domain-containing protein, giving the protein MKVKHYTNVAAQEVEEGARGVKIRWIIAEGDGAANFAMRHFEIAPDGHTPHHAHPWEHEVFVLTGEGEAVGPDGATPLSPGTVVFVPPNEEHHFGNTGVEPLTLLCLVPMPKTCTG; this is encoded by the coding sequence ATGAAGGTGAAACACTACACGAACGTGGCGGCCCAGGAGGTGGAGGAAGGCGCCCGGGGCGTGAAGATCCGCTGGATCATCGCCGAAGGCGACGGCGCGGCGAACTTCGCGATGCGGCACTTCGAGATCGCGCCCGACGGCCACACGCCGCACCACGCGCACCCGTGGGAGCACGAGGTGTTCGTGCTGACTGGCGAGGGAGAGGCGGTGGGGCCGGACGGCGCCACGCCCCTGTCGCCCGGAACGGTGGTCTTTGTGCCGCCCAACGAGGAGCATCATTTCGGCAACACGGGCGTGGAGCCGCTCACGCTGCTGTGCCTTGTGCCGATGCCGAAGACGTGCACGGGCTGA
- a CDS encoding aminotransferase class I/II-fold pyridoxal phosphate-dependent enzyme: MHEFPSRHAASVPRSRIRELSDLATQVANPLRLYFGESNVPTPAFIKEAAKQAIDEGHTFYTLNAGYLDLRQAIAAQTRRLHGFDYDPDGEVVVTAGGVEALFLAFAATLEPGSKAVILSPCWPNVAAIVQMLGATPVEVPLVENDGAFRVNHDALAAALDPSVRVLFVNSPSNPTGWVMSGAEEAFLADLAAARGVCLILDQVYERIVFDGPVAPVRRLGRLREHLMLLNSLSKAYSMTGWRVGYALGPQQIVEQMTKLQEFVVSHAPAPSQRAALAAITKGEAFVREMQMRYRALRDLACERLGHCPRVELARPAGAFYVFPRIEGLTDSFDFCRRLLLDRGVGLAPGCAFGAGGEGHVRLCFAVEESILAPALDRLAAFLARRKDAR, from the coding sequence GTGCACGAGTTCCCCTCGCGGCACGCGGCCTCGGTGCCGCGCAGCCGCATCCGCGAGCTGTCGGACCTGGCCACGCAGGTGGCCAATCCCCTGCGCCTGTACTTCGGCGAATCGAACGTGCCCACGCCGGCCTTCATCAAGGAGGCCGCCAAGCAGGCGATTGACGAGGGGCATACGTTCTACACCCTCAACGCAGGCTATCTCGACCTGCGCCAGGCCATCGCGGCGCAGACCCGCCGCCTCCACGGCTTCGACTACGACCCCGACGGCGAGGTGGTGGTGACCGCGGGCGGCGTGGAGGCGCTGTTCCTGGCCTTCGCGGCGACCCTCGAGCCCGGCTCGAAGGCGGTGATTCTGTCGCCCTGCTGGCCGAACGTGGCGGCCATTGTGCAGATGCTCGGCGCGACGCCCGTCGAGGTGCCGCTGGTCGAGAACGACGGCGCGTTTCGCGTGAACCACGACGCCCTGGCGGCCGCGCTGGACCCGTCGGTGCGCGTGCTCTTCGTCAACAGCCCGTCGAACCCGACCGGCTGGGTGATGTCGGGGGCCGAAGAGGCGTTCCTGGCCGATCTGGCCGCCGCGCGTGGCGTGTGCCTGATCCTCGACCAGGTGTACGAGCGGATCGTGTTCGACGGCCCCGTGGCGCCGGTGCGTCGCCTGGGACGGCTGCGCGAGCACCTGATGCTGCTGAACAGCCTGTCGAAGGCCTACAGCATGACGGGCTGGCGCGTGGGCTATGCCCTCGGCCCGCAGCAGATCGTGGAGCAGATGACGAAGCTCCAGGAGTTCGTGGTGAGCCATGCCCCCGCGCCCTCGCAGCGGGCAGCCCTTGCGGCGATCACCAAGGGCGAGGCATTCGTGCGCGAGATGCAGATGCGCTATCGCGCGTTGCGCGACCTGGCGTGCGAGCGCCTCGGCCACTGCCCGCGCGTGGAACTCGCGCGGCCCGCGGGAGCGTTCTATGTGTTCCCGCGCATCGAGGGCCTGACCGACTCGTTCGACTTCTGCCGCCGCCTCCTTCTCGATAGGGGGGTGGGCCTGGCGCCCGGCTGTGCCTTCGGCGCGGGCGGCGAGGGCCACGTGCGCCTGTGTTTCGCGGTCGAGGAGAGCATCCTCGCGCCCGCGCTCGACCGGCTGGCGGCGTTTCTTGCGAGACGAAAGGACGCGCGATGA
- a CDS encoding amidohydrolase family protein: protein MIDIHTHIGKVWRGRPWLTAGKLVRWMDRHGIEKAVVHSIENPEELHYYVPTPYVLKACRRFPDRLLPFCNVDPRIENSSPKTDFYSLIKDYVDQGARGFGESLSGLPVDDPRLVAIYTACGRLGLAVTLHMDNLRGTDALGLPGLRRVLAACPDTVFFAHAPHWWAEISADVREEDRGGYPKRPVVPGGAVEQVFDAFPNIYGDLSAFSGYNAITRDPEFGRGFLERWSHRLCFATDYLRPGQDCPIIRHIREVDISRKARRRITRDNARRVLRLKG, encoded by the coding sequence ATGATTGACATCCACACCCACATCGGCAAGGTCTGGCGTGGGCGGCCCTGGCTCACCGCAGGCAAACTGGTGCGCTGGATGGACCGCCACGGGATCGAGAAGGCGGTCGTCCATTCCATCGAGAATCCCGAGGAACTGCACTACTACGTGCCCACACCCTACGTGCTCAAAGCCTGCCGCCGCTTCCCCGACCGCCTGTTGCCTTTCTGCAACGTGGATCCCCGCATCGAGAACTCCAGCCCCAAGACCGACTTCTACTCGCTCATCAAGGACTACGTGGACCAAGGGGCGCGCGGCTTCGGCGAGTCGCTCTCGGGCCTGCCCGTGGACGACCCGCGGCTCGTGGCCATCTACACGGCGTGCGGCCGCCTGGGCCTGGCGGTGACACTGCACATGGACAACCTCCGCGGCACCGACGCCCTCGGTCTGCCCGGCCTCCGCCGCGTGCTGGCCGCGTGCCCCGACACGGTGTTCTTCGCCCACGCGCCCCACTGGTGGGCCGAGATCAGCGCCGACGTGCGCGAGGAGGACCGCGGCGGCTACCCCAAGCGCCCCGTGGTCCCCGGCGGCGCTGTCGAGCAGGTTTTCGATGCCTTCCCCAACATCTACGGCGACCTGTCGGCCTTCTCAGGCTACAACGCCATCACCCGCGACCCCGAGTTCGGCCGCGGCTTCCTCGAGCGCTGGAGCCACCGCCTCTGCTTCGCCACCGACTACCTGCGGCCCGGCCAGGATTGTCCGATCATCCGCCACATCCGCGAGGTGGACATCAGCCGCAAGGCCCGCCGCCGCATCACCCGCGACAACGCCCGACGGGTTCTGAGGCTGAAGGGATGA
- a CDS encoding pectate lyase, which yields MKRATEFFTREVACHGGYLWRYSEDLKQREGEGTATETQVWVQPPGTPAVGLAFVRAYQATGDKQFLDAALAAAHALVFGQMRSGGWQYLIDFSEAGAKRFAYRHLPEPKSKGVRTHSVLDDNTTQAALRLLMAVDELVKDERVHEALVYGLDALLKAQLPKGGWPQVFGLPEPEQQFAPYVKIELDGTRTTLQRPTRYWHYATFNDGAINDCIAVCLEAHERTKEAKYLDAARRAGDFILLSQLKPPQAGWAQQYTHDLKPEWARKFEPPAACSAVAVRNIRSLIEIWLATGDAKYLEPIPPALDWLERSKLPGEKPRWARFYELGTNRPLYFVKDTYELTYRDDNLPTHYSFQGDYGVESAVRAFRAAKEKGREALLAERARKPAASELQARARTMEPQVRRVLDALDARGRWITDGWIECKVFIANLDALSSYLAATRPAP from the coding sequence ATGAAGCGAGCAACAGAGTTCTTCACGCGGGAGGTGGCCTGCCACGGCGGCTACCTGTGGCGCTACTCGGAAGACCTGAAGCAGCGCGAAGGCGAGGGCACCGCCACCGAGACCCAGGTGTGGGTGCAGCCGCCCGGCACCCCCGCCGTGGGCCTGGCCTTCGTGCGTGCCTACCAGGCCACCGGCGACAAGCAATTCCTCGACGCCGCCCTCGCCGCCGCCCACGCGCTCGTCTTCGGCCAGATGCGGTCGGGCGGATGGCAGTATCTGATTGACTTCAGCGAGGCCGGCGCGAAGCGCTTCGCCTACCGCCACCTGCCGGAGCCGAAGTCCAAGGGCGTTCGCACCCACTCAGTCCTCGACGACAACACGACCCAGGCCGCCCTCCGCCTCCTGATGGCTGTGGATGAGTTGGTGAAGGACGAGAGGGTGCACGAGGCGCTCGTCTACGGCCTCGACGCGTTGCTCAAGGCCCAGCTCCCAAAGGGCGGCTGGCCCCAGGTGTTCGGCCTGCCCGAGCCCGAGCAGCAATTCGCCCCCTATGTGAAGATCGAGCTGGATGGGACGCGCACGACGCTCCAGCGCCCCACCCGCTACTGGCACTACGCCACGTTCAACGATGGGGCGATCAACGACTGCATCGCCGTGTGCCTGGAGGCGCACGAGCGGACGAAGGAGGCGAAGTACCTCGACGCGGCGCGGCGCGCGGGCGACTTCATCCTTCTCTCGCAACTCAAGCCCCCGCAGGCCGGCTGGGCGCAGCAGTACACGCACGACCTCAAGCCCGAGTGGGCGCGCAAGTTCGAGCCGCCCGCCGCCTGCTCCGCCGTGGCCGTCCGCAACATCCGCTCCCTCATCGAGATCTGGCTCGCCACAGGCGACGCCAAGTACCTGGAGCCGATCCCCCCTGCGCTCGACTGGCTCGAGCGCTCGAAGCTCCCGGGCGAGAAGCCCCGCTGGGCGCGCTTCTACGAGCTGGGCACCAACCGCCCCCTCTACTTCGTCAAGGACACCTACGAGCTGACCTATCGCGACGACAACCTGCCCACCCACTACAGCTTCCAGGGCGACTACGGCGTCGAGAGCGCCGTCCGCGCCTTCCGAGCCGCGAAGGAGAAAGGCCGCGAGGCCCTGCTGGCCGAGCGGGCCCGCAAGCCCGCCGCCTCCGAGCTTCAGGCCAGGGCGCGGACGATGGAGCCCCAGGTGCGCCGCGTGCTCGACGCGCTTGATGCCAGGGGGCGCTGGATCACCGACGGCTGGATCGAGTGCA